The window CTTTGTTTCCGAGAATTATTCCTTTTACATGAGAGTTTcaataagtatttgcgcaagtctGCTTCTTGATTCTTTTTTATATGTGGCTTCGGGATTATTTTTCTCAAATAGCattttgattctgggcatacattCTTCCGgaatcaaccctttaacgtgagggttttcataagTATTTGTGCAAGTCTGCTTCTTGCGTCTTTTTCATATGTGGCTACTAGTGCATTTTTTTCCGATAGCatttttgattccgggcatacattCTTCCAGAACTGACGAGTGCAAAATAGCCACTTAAATTGTGCtcactagtcaaagatagtatagtataattatcGTCTCTACAGGGATTGAATTTAAATAATATTCTCGTATTTAGTAGCTCGATTGCTATCCATGAGGATAAATAATAGAGATTTATACAATTAAGAATTGAAACTAAATAAGAACCTAAACTATTGACTAATTACAATcccaacaaaggtaagcaaggaagttatcaatgggagaaaatatgggttgataggataggtgcaagataattgttcgggatctaactaTAGATAATTcatttctaatgttcaagtgagtctctcgaattcactaaATTATCAGTAcaaatgtttagtagaaactcctctgtCGATTAAGtatcaacctcacaatatgaaccaatttaagctcggtgaagatatgcaataaTTCAAAAcagattggtctttaggagaacctctttcgactatcctcctaactaggtttaaggAAGGATTCAACTagactctttcgattacttagaagaatctatgaactcaaccaacaacatagtacaaatatatcacaagttatgcctctttcaaTTACAATAACAAGTGaacatagatgcaacaattaaatcttctaaaaatgattcaaatacataaacagagttataatccacaaacaaccatcaatacaccaaatccatcaatacCCAAATGGTtttactccatagacatggaggagttcttcacaaataaaataaaagtagagaaaaatataaaaacaatccaaaaccggatcttgagtgaggaaggaaggaTGAAATCCTTATGCTCTTGCTTCTCCTTAGCTTCCCTAGGTCTAAGGTATGTCAAAAGTGTTTCAAAAATGGTATTCTGGGGTATTAAATCCGCCCCTAAAACAAATCACGGATGAAACTACCCTTTCTAAGTGAAATATGGCTTTTCTCGAACAGGACATGCGCGACCGCGCACCTGGTCGCGCACGTTGCACACCATTTTGCCCCAAGTGCGTACCCAGTGCGCGATCGCTCACTTGGTCGCACACCTAGGTTGTATAAGTTAGGAAATTAAGAAAGTTAAAATattaaagttgtagcccttttaaatagctttccaacgatatattgtggagcccaaaaaGAGTTCTGAGAGaaaggttatgtgcattttacagGATACTGCGcaatatgcctgctcgattcttcgtttcgttccacaatcatccgttgatcccggaactcgatcccgacttaattcttgggcttttactcagacttcaaaactcaaaaatagcaTGAATTCATGCCGTAACATCtgcatagctcgaaatcactcctacaggGCATACAAcatacaataagtgcaaaacacgctaaattaaagctcaacataagtaaagtgcagtgaattagagtgcactAAGAGACTAAAAAACTGGATTATAgactaccatcaacaccccacacttaaacgatTGCtcttcctcgagcaatcaaattaCACTTCACTTAGACATGACCTTTTTaagcaactctcctaactcatcacaccaagaatattagAACCAATTAAGCACAAGACCGTAACATCTTTgtctcaagagttgactcaacagcACCACACATTCTTTACaaacctgctcacttactctaatacAGAGATCAATGACATTACCAtttcttcatgaatcaagtgccctcacacaagaatagagagtagttccataaACAATAAAGTTTaaaaacaattaggaactcaagatagaaagaattcgctcactctcagaacaacATTCATGTGCAACAAAAGATGTACCATAAGCCTTCCCGtaatgtactactctactaattgagcttattcaGTCAATGATCAAGTAGGACtctaattggttgtaatgtaggatacgggatgggtaggatacatttggatatattgactacacctcccttagcactttaatacatacatttcattgttcaaaatcccacacttatgtcaaaccataactccaccttcacatcaatatacattaactccctacttctttaagtaCAATTACATCAagttaccactatcaaagaaGTTTTTTCATAATCATACCcttatgtttttttctttttcaattcaagtggctctttctttttcaaaatagtgcacctttctccttagttcaatagttccactcaaagccaaatcaaccaccccacacttcaacttttacaaatttcatacaatttcaagtgctcacgagaggtaaatggttcaaatagatagtcaattcaaataaatgggtaaggcttgtaatgtggttgccaataaaataagattataggctcaaagggggttaactaatatatataataatttggtgGGTAAACACATATATCTCGCTCAAGAAAAAAATTTCtaaatcacttccaagactgaacaaaactactatttcgctttgcaaatacacggggcaagttctagacatcaaatgtaatgcacagaatacacaaaACCTCACCTACACATGGCACATACTCACTTAGGATCGgacttatcaagacactctagtcaaagcagttaagcaaagttaagatcatataatttaaggtacttatacaagagtcaaaaactgagcctaagcgtcacaactaaagcacttactattctcaaggcataatacagttaagagatattgctttcattgcAAATCGCAGCACAAGAATTTCTACtcctaaaaagaaaataagataactacacccggttcaaataaaatctttgaaaaagaaccgcggcacaaagaaaaaccaagggggaattattatattatctaaaaaaatattattgtttttccgactttaaaaatttcaatcaaaagaaatgaaaaaacacACAAGAAACGCAAACACGCACAAGAAACACAAACAAACAGGTATTTACATATGTACATCCCCatcccacactttaaattgtggcatgtccccatgacacacaaataaaaagcaagaggtaaagaaAATTCCCCTGGACTTTTTCCGTTTCGGAGAACTTGTGAACTCCACTCCTAATTCTGAATGCATTTTTCTATTTCGCTCCTCAGGATTCTTTATGGAGCTCATCAGGCCAAAGTCCTTTAGGGATGTTTGAAAGACccgcttttttctttctttcttggcctCATTTTGAGTGGTGGATTGTTCTTGTATGATTATCCTCGACTTGTTTCTGCATTCATTCATAAGATCAATCCGTGTATATTCCTGTAAATCCCCAAAAACAAAATCTACATGGTTAAGTTTAGAGTAAGAAAATGAAGAGGAAAGGTCATGTGAGTCCTCCTCTAGAAAGTTCAAGACCATTTGTTCCTCATTTTCTTCTACTAAAAATTACAATTGTGGATAGGTGGATAGGGGGTTGAACTCTTCTTGTATTGTTTCATAATCAACCAAAGccttattttcaatcatttcAATTGAAACAGAGTCCTCTTGCAGAGTGGACAACTCTCTCTGTAGATGTTCATCATCTCGGGTAGGCTCATTGTCACCGGGTATCTCCTTAatatattcaccatcacaatGCAATGAGCTTTATGAAAGTGTACTTATTAGTTGATCCACTTGCATTGTTAGGTTGTTAGAGGCTTCAACATCATGTGTGAACCCTTTTTCCTTTAACCTCACATCCACCCTATTAATGAACTTATAcataagctcttctaaactaATATTCTCCACTTGAAATGGGTGTCTCACTTAGCTTGCATTCCAGTCATAATAAGGGTTTTCATACCAACTAGAGTTAGAATTGTACCCATATGAATCCCCATTCCTGTACGGACTAGAGACAAACTGAGAGTgttcaaaagatgaaccataggaagAATACCTACCTGCTTGACAAACAACACATAGATGATTTCCACCGCATTTAAAATATTTAGCATACCGCTGATAATATTCAACTGCTAACTCTTCAACCGTTTTCTCaggctggttgtactccatcttcacaTCATTTAGAGTTCAATCTCAAGAATATGATCTTCAAGGTTTCTTCAACAAAAGAAATCTTGAAGAGAAGTTAATTAcccaaaaaaaactaaaaataaaagaaaaaattaaaagctaattcctgaattagcactacaaactacttgaaacacaatTGATTGCCAATCCCAGGCAACAACACCAAAATTGAGCGCacaacacacacttaaattgtgctcgctagtcaaagatagtatagtataattatcgtctccacagggattgtatttaaacagtattctcgtagttcATAGCTCGATTGCTAACCAGGAAGATCAATAATTGAGATTTAGATAATTAAGAATTGAAACTAAATAAGAACCTAAACTATTGACTACTGACAatctcaacaaaggtaagcaagaaagttatcaatgggagaaaatatgggttgataggataggtgcaagataattattcgggatctaacactagataattcacttctaatgttcaagtaagaatctcgaattcacttaattatcagtacaaatgTTTAGTATAAACtactctctcgattaagtttcaacctcacaatatgaaccagtttaagctcggtgaagatatgcaagaattcgtaatggattggtctttagtagaacctcttttgattatcctcctaactaggtttaatcaaggattcaactagcctctttcaattactcagaagaatctatgaactcaaacaacaacatagtgcaaatatatcacaagttatgcctctttcgattacaatcgcaagtgaacatagatgcaacaatcaaatcttccaaaaatgattcaaatacataaacagagttataatgcacaaacaaccatcaatacaccaaatccatcaaaatccaAATGGTTTTACTCCATAAACATGGAAGAGTTCTTCACAAATGATATAAAAGTAGAGGAAAACATAAATGCAATCCAAACCCgaatcttgagtgaggaaggaaggatgaaatccttgtgctattgcttctccttcttctccttagcttccctAGGTCTAAGGTATGTCAAAAGTGTGTCAAAATGGTATTTTGGGGTACTAAATCCGCCCCCAAAACAAATCCCAGACGAAACTACCATTTCTTTGCGAAATAGGGCTTTTCCCAGATAGGACATGCGCGATCGCGCACCTGGTCACGCACTTTGCACACAGTGAGCCCAGTGAGCGATCGTGCACTTGGTCGCGCACCTGGGTTGTATAAGTTGGGAATTTGGGAAAgtttaaaacatgaaagttgtagcccttctaaataattttccaacaatatattgtggagcccaaacggagttcCGAGCAAAAcgttatatttattttattttatactgcgcaatatgcctacttGATTCTTTGTTTCGTTCCACTATCATCCATTGATGCCCGAACTCGATCCtgacttaatccttgggcttttacccagacttcaaaactccaaaatagcatgaattcatgccacaacatctacatagctcggaatcacttctacggggcataaaacacacaataagtgcaaaacacgccTAATTAAAGCTCAATATAAGTAAAgtacagtgaattagagtgcaatatgCAACTAAACAggggattatagcctaccatcaagaATCAACCCTATAACATGAGGGGTTTTATAAGAGAGGACCCTCTTATGTTTacagtgctcttgaagaggacgtctcctgttcattacggcactaacatttgaagtacttgtttaactttcaaatgacaaagttatcTCATCGTTCGGAAAAGAAACAAAATTTTAGTAAAAAGGGTTTCACTTTATCCCTTCCATTTCCAGAGTTTTACATAGGCATTTTGCTATGCAGAAAGGTAATTGCCATGACTTGTGGCTACTTTGTACAATTTGTTTCTACAGGGCTGTCTgcgcagtccccggtcccgaaGATGCACTTTGTTGTCGGATTTTTGTTCCCGGTTGACGTGGCattcattgttcccttgccggattTTTATTCCCGGTTGACATGGCATTCAATGTTGCcttatcctcatatcattccccccagtgtttgaatgcgaagaatgcgaatttgGAACACTGGAAGTATTGTGTCTTCGAAGAtcccaccaatgaattgctaggtaaCATATCTTGTTTCCCATTAGGAACCAATGCTACCGAGCCAAAGAATACCTAACAgtcctctagtggtttgtgctcgtaAACGATCGGGTAACCCCTGTTGGATAGCAAACTTAACTCGCTTGTGTGCCTTGTTATCGAAGGTCTTATCATTGTTGTCTTTATAGTATGTTTTCCGTCGTTGACTCGTAAAAAACCTTTCCATAAAaactcaattgggacaaaaactaaaCGAAGGGAAAAAGAATGCAACACATGCTTTCTGTTTGTGTGATGTTTGTCAGCACTAATATTTTTTTGAGGCGAGTCACGTTCCAGTTGCTGGGCAACTTGTCTCCGTTGTGGTTTTCTAACTCGTATGATCCTTTACTAGTGATAGCTGAAACTCGGTAAGGGCCTTACCATATAGAGGCTAATTTGCCCGCGTTGAGTTCTCGGGtgttcggagtcaccttcctcaAGACCAAgcctcccactttgaaataattGAGGTTGGCTATTTGATTGTAATATCGCTCCATTCTCTACTTTTGAGCTTCCATTCTGACATGCACCAAATATCTGCGTTCTTCGAGCAGTTCCAACTTGATTAGCATTGCCTCGTTGTTTGACTCTTCGTTTGCCTGGAAATACCTTAAAGTTGGTTCCAGCTTCTGCTCCGAACATAAGGGAAAAAGCGGTTTCTCCTGTGCTTGACTTGGccattgttcggtaggcccatagtaCCCTAGGTAATTCTTCGGGCCAACAGCCTTCCGCtagttttaaacttttctttatatttttcacaattattttgtttgttgactccgcttgGCCGTTTGCGCTGATGATAAGGTGAAGTGGTAATCATTTTTATCTTTAAATCTTTaaggaattttgtaacttttgtgcCGATAAACTGCGGACCGTTGTTGCATGTAATTTCCTTCGGTATTCCAAACCTGCAAATTACGTTTTCCCACAGGAAGTCGACCACTTCGCGTTCTCTGATATTTTGATAAGGACATGCTTCCactcatttagagaaatagttagtcaaatttaaaagaaatattacCTTCCCAGGAGCCGATGGTAGTGGTCCGATGATGGCCATCTCCTATTTCATGAACGGCTACGGGGACAGAACCAAATGTAGGGGTTCCGCCAGTTGATGTACTAGTGGTGCATAgtgttggcacttatcacatttttgtacgaagTCTTTGGCCTCTTATTCCATAcggggccagtaatatcctgctcgGACTAACTTCGGTACTAGAGAATCTGTGCCCAAGTTGTTGCTGCATATCCCTTCATGGACGTCTCTCATGACATAGTTGGCTTCTGATGCTCTTAAGCACCGGGCCAACGGACCTTGAAATGATTTTCAGTACAATTGGTCTTTCTTGAAGCTATATCGCGCAACTTTGGCATGCAACGCTCTTGATGCTTTGGGGTCTTCGGGCAACATTCCATGCTCGAGATAATTGATTATctcgtttctccagtcccagaccagacCGGTCGAATTCATCTCATAGTAATCATCTTTGTCCACGGCTGAGTTCATTAATTGTACTACAGTACCTGATTCTAGTCCTTGGATTTCTATTGATGAGCCCAGATTTGCTAATGCATCCGCTTCCGCATTTTTTTCCTCGGGATGTGGGTTATTGACCACTCTCAAAATCGTGATAATAAAGCATGAACCTTTACTATGTATTGTTGCATACGCTAATCTTTGGTGTCAAGCCCCCAGGCCAATttgagccctgcaatcaaagcttcgtactctgcttcattgttactTAGAGGGATCGTTTTGATGGCTTGGCTTAAGGTTTCCCCTGAAGGCGTGATCAAGACTATTCCGAGCCTGAACcctttcatgtttgaagcttcgTCCGTGAATAAGGTCCAGACTCCCAGTGCCGGTTCTGACACCATTATTGCCTCTTTGGCTGCTAGAGGAAATAGTCTCGGGCTGAAATCGGCCACTAAGTCAGCCATGACTTATGATTTAATCGTTGTCCTCGGTTTATACTCTATGTCAAACTCGCTCATTTGAATGGCCCATTTGGACAATCTACCATAGAGCTCGACTTTATGGAGTATATTCTTTAAAGGAAATGCAGTTACCATGGCCATCGAGTGGCATTGGAATTAGGGCCTCAGCTTTCGAGcagcgactacgagagctaaggccagtgtTTCCCGATGCGGGTAGCGAGTTTctactcccgttaaaattttgctaacataataagTGGGAAATCACGTACCTTTTTCCTCCCGGACTAAAACTGCGCTTACTGCAACTTTCGAGACTGCCAGGTAAACCAGCAAAGTTTCACCCTCTTTTGGTTTCGAGAGCAACGGAGGACTTGACAagtatttcttcaattccttcaagGTTTGTCGACACTCTGGTGTCCACTcaaaattgtttttattttttagcaGCGGGAAGAAGCTGTGACATTTTTTCGACgatcgggaaatgaacctgctcaaagctccAATCTGCTTGTGAGTCTCTAGACTTCCTTTACGTTGAATAGTTGATCTGGGATGTCCTCTATGGCTTTGGTTTTTTTGGGGTTTATCTCTATTCCCCCTTGTGAGGCTAGGAATCCTAAGAACATACCCGAACTTACCCCGAATGCACGCTTCTCAAGGTTAAGCTCCATATTATGCTCCCTTAGTATGTCAAATGATTCTTGCAGATGCTTTAGgtgatcacctgcattcaaacacttaacgagcatatcttctatatatacttccatagtatttcctatttattttttgaatattttattcACGAGCCGTTGGTAAGTGGCTCTGGCATTTTTTAGCCCGATGAGCATTACACTATAACAATATATgccaaaatttgttataaatgaagtcttttcccggTCTTCTGGGTTTATTTTGATTTGATTGTATGCAGAATAGGTATCGAGGAAACTGATTAACTCGTGCCCGACCGTGGCATTAATCATTTGATTGATATTCGGCAATGGCAATGAGTCCTTTGGACATGCCTTAttaagatccttataatctatgcacatgcaaaatttattatttttcttagcaaccactactacattagctagccaatcTGAATATCTTATCTCTCGGATCGAACCAATCTCAAGTAGACGGGTTACCTCTTCTCTGGCgaatttattccttgcttctGCAATAAGGCgcttcttttgtcttaccggaggtatgcttggatccaagcttaacttATGCACAGCTATCTCTGTCGGGATTCatgtcatatcctcgtgcgaccatgcaaaacaatcaacattaattttaaggaattcGATAAAAGCAAACCTATGCTCCGGGTGTAGTGTTGTTCCCAAATGGAATTTCGTTTCTAGGAATTTTTTAAACAGTGCAACTTGCTCTAGTTCTTCAGCCGTGGATTTCGTTGCGTCTGTTTCTTCCGGtatttgaaaataccttggtacctgGTATTGTTCTGACTCTCCTGTCCCCGAGGAAATTTCCTCTGGTTCGGGGGTGGAAGCCGGTTCCGGATATTGCTATGTTGCATGTTCCTTTCCCCTGCTATGGGACaccgaaattgcattcatctctcttGGTGCTGGTTGATTACCTCTTATTTGTTTGATCCCCCCCGGGTGTTGGAAATTTTAGCAATTAGTGGTATGTCGAAGGAACAACTTTAATCTCGGGCAGccatggccttcccaggatgatattaTAGCTCATGTCTCCATCTACTACTTCAAAAAAAGTTATCTTTGTTACGCCCTCGGCATCCGTAGGCAGTAAAATTTTCGctcgggttgtcacgcttgcgAGGTTGAATCCAGCAAAGAGCTTTGTCGTCGGGATGATACTCCCGATGAGTTTAGCTTAATCCAGAACTCTCCATTGTTTTATACTAGtggaacttcctggatccactaaaacacgtttaattttgaaatttaacacatttaaagaaattaccagtgcgtcattacgCGGCAGTAGTAATCCGTCCGCGTCTTCATCCGTGAATGTGATGTCATCTTCTCGAAGTCTCTTACTATGTGTTGTTGATACTTTTGTCTTCTTTGCGACCGAGAAGGTGATCCCATTAATCTCATTCCCTCCAAATATCATGTTGATCGTTTGGCGTGGGGGTTCCTATCCCGGCCATAGTTTTTTTTttggctcggtcactcaagaattctctgaggtgaccattctttaaCAACATTGCCACTTCTTCTCGGAGGTGCCAGCAGTCCCCAGTCTGATGGTCATTAGTGtcgtggtattcacaccataaatttGGGTTCATCTAGCAGGGATCGGACCTCATAGGTCTCAAGAATCGTGCCACTTTGATGTCTCTCATGGCCAACACTAACTCCATCACGCTGATGTTGAAGTTGCACTCTAATAACTTTGGATAAGAAGAACCTCATGGTCCCGAGATTATTCTATCCTGCAGCGATCTGTTGTTCCGCCCACGATCGATCCTCCTGTCAACAGTGAACTTGTCTGACGTCCGTAAGCTCCTGCCATGACCTTCCGTCCGCTCGTAGTGCAGAAACCGGCCCCTTAAAGTTCGTCTATCTGAGTCAACATcgtctttcattttttctttgttcttctcCCGTCCTTTTGCCGATGACAGAAAGCCAACCAGATCGTCTTCGatccttatttttgactcatacCGGTTGTGGACATTCGACCAAGTTGTTGCTTTAAACTCGAGCAGACTTTCTTTTAGCTTTCGGGAAGCATCCGAACTTCTCAGGTTTAAAACCTTAGTGAACACTTTcgctgcccattcatccgggacagCCGGTAACAACATCCTTTCCTTCTCGAACCGGCTAACGAATCTTCGTAATAACTCAGATTCTCCCTGcgcgatcctgaatatgtcggccttttgGGATTGTACCTTTCTGGCACCGGTGTGGGCTTTGATGAACGAATCTATGAGCATTtcgaaggaatctatggaatatTCAGGCAATAATGAGTACCATGTCAAGGatcccctcgtgagagtctcaCCAAATTTCTTTAATAACACGGACTCAATTTCGTGAAGAGCCAAATCATTTTCTTTCATCGatgttgtgtaggtggtaatgtgCTCCTCTAGATCTGAAGTTTCATCGTATTTCGGCACTTCAGGCATCCGTCGTATTTCACCGCACTCGGCTTGTACGGTAATTGAATGTACTTCTTTGAGCTCGGGCCTTTCAATATTGCAGGTGTGCCCGAgatttggtccatgcgggcgtTTACTTCCTTCATGAACCGTAAGAGTTCCTCCTTGAACGGATCGTTATCGCTGTTGAGGCCAGATCTACTCCCCCTAGCCCCATCGGAGCCAACTTCGCCCCTGGGGGGTTGTTGTCGATTCTCTGCATTGTTTGGTTTGTAGGAATAACGGGAGGAATTGAATTTCGCTAGTTCGCATTTTTTTTAAGCATCTGATAGTGACTGTTTTAGCTCcgtcattgtcacgacccaaaccgatgggccgcgacgggcatccggtaccttactcaatcgagtaccaacgtaacgtatctttcttattgcattatcatatacacgtgacatacgggcctaataggccaacaaggccgtacaatctttcacgtacacgacatatgtctacaagcctctaagagtacataattgtcattaaggtcgggacagagccccgccatatcaaaccatacacatctaaatcatattgaccaaacaagcaactttggagcaaatggagtgcaccaatatcttctgttgagctgatcgcctacttggaggactctcgacctatctatcgaggcttgcgggcatgaaacgcagcgtccccaggcaaaagggacgtcagtacgaaataatgtaccgagtatgtaaggcattatactgaaagttgaaattgaactgataatatattaactgaaagtaactggaagtcaatgataatctgaagatatgcttacctgctgatactgactccaCTCTCTCAAtaaagtaagtaaaatagttgtccggccttataaggctcggcatatatataactgctcggccatagtaggctcgctcatatgcgctcggccatactaggctctgtatctcggccaactgggctcgctcataggcgctcgaccacagtaggctcggtatataactttatcatctgatcagaggttgctaaataggggcctgcccatcgattatagctcgatggtaacgaaaatactgtaatactgtatatatagactt is drawn from Nicotiana tabacum cultivar K326 chromosome 9, ASM71507v2, whole genome shotgun sequence and contains these coding sequences:
- the LOC142164076 gene encoding uncharacterized protein LOC142164076 gives rise to the protein MPEVPKYDETSDLEEHITTYTTSMKENDLALHEIESVLLKKFGETLTRGSLTWYSLLPEYSIDSFEMLIDSFIKAHTGARKVQSQKADIFRIAQGESELLRRFVSRFEKERMLLPAVPDEWAAKVFTKVLNLRSSDASRKLKESLLEFKATTWSNVHNRYESKIRIEDDLVGFLSSAKGREKNKEKMKDDVDSDRRTLRGRFLHYERTEGHGRSLRTSDKFTVDRRIDRGRNNRSLQDRIISGP